Proteins encoded in a region of the Paenibacillus sp. E222 genome:
- a CDS encoding LysR family transcriptional regulator translates to MELRQLHYFLKVAQKEHVTQAAEELHVAQSAVSRQIHQLEEELGVDLFMQKGRNLQLTAVGQLFCKRVEGILKDLDKAVGEVHEFLDPEHGEIRIGFPHSLGIHLIPSVVAAFRQRYPNVKFRFKQGMFPTLIRDVLSAEVDLAFISPFPEKHDQVDGDIVLTEELHAILPPNHPLAGEESIALEQLKDDKFVLFSKGYSLRPIVWHACLEAGFTPKIAFEGEETDTIRGLVAAGMGVSLLPEMALFQTNPLQPAHVAISHPKVTRTIGLIHRADDKLPLVAQSFRSFLLNYFGLQQNNTPSD, encoded by the coding sequence GTGGAATTAAGACAGTTGCATTACTTTTTGAAAGTGGCACAGAAGGAGCATGTTACGCAGGCAGCGGAGGAATTGCACGTAGCGCAGTCTGCAGTGAGTCGTCAGATTCATCAGCTGGAGGAAGAACTGGGAGTAGACCTTTTTATGCAAAAAGGGCGAAATCTGCAGTTGACCGCCGTTGGGCAGCTCTTTTGCAAACGGGTTGAAGGTATATTGAAAGATCTGGACAAAGCGGTCGGGGAGGTTCATGAGTTTCTCGACCCGGAGCATGGTGAAATTCGTATCGGTTTTCCTCACAGTCTCGGTATTCACTTGATTCCTTCGGTTGTGGCAGCGTTCCGTCAGCGTTATCCTAACGTCAAATTCAGATTCAAGCAAGGCATGTTCCCGACGCTCATTCGTGATGTGTTATCGGCCGAAGTGGACTTGGCATTTATATCTCCATTTCCGGAGAAGCATGACCAGGTGGATGGTGACATTGTGCTAACGGAAGAACTGCATGCGATCCTTCCGCCGAATCATCCATTGGCCGGTGAAGAGAGTATTGCGTTAGAGCAGCTCAAAGATGATAAGTTTGTATTATTCAGTAAAGGCTATTCTCTGCGTCCGATTGTCTGGCACGCGTGCCTTGAAGCCGGGTTTACGCCCAAGATTGCTTTTGAGGGGGAAGAGACGGATACGATTCGAGGGCTGGTTGCGGCTGGCATGGGTGTGAGTTTGCTGCCGGAAATGGCGCTTTTCCAGACGAACCCGCTGCAACCGGCGCATGTAGCCATTTCTCATCCAAAAGTGACGCGTACGATCGGGTTGATCCACCGTGCAGATGACAAGCTTCCGCTTGTTGCGCAGTCATTTCGTTCATTTTTACTTAATTATTTCGGTTTACAGCAAAACAATACCCCATCCGATTAA
- a CDS encoding rhomboid family intramembrane serine protease, translating to MIFIRYENWKSYLKFFPLTSILLIANVVMFIVLSLNGGSTNSMTLLKFGALVNHELFAADWWRYITSMFLHAGFSHLLFNSFALIVFAPPMERLLGSVRYGVLYLGGGILGNILAVAWYNSVGATTISVGASGAIYAIYGAFLYVALFQRTMMDETSRKTLYTLLVFGIIFSFAMTGINWMAHLGGLLGGFFIYGLLIRLWKPRSFKQ from the coding sequence ATGATATTTATAAGGTATGAGAACTGGAAAAGTTATTTAAAATTTTTCCCTTTGACGTCGATTCTTTTAATTGCCAATGTTGTTATGTTTATTGTGCTCAGTTTGAACGGTGGTTCCACAAACAGTATGACGTTGCTTAAGTTTGGAGCGCTTGTTAACCATGAATTATTTGCAGCAGATTGGTGGCGTTACATTACATCGATGTTCCTGCATGCTGGTTTCAGCCATTTGTTGTTTAACAGCTTTGCTCTCATCGTATTTGCACCACCAATGGAACGACTGCTTGGGTCGGTGAGATATGGTGTGTTGTACTTGGGTGGAGGCATTCTGGGTAATATTCTGGCTGTTGCCTGGTATAACTCGGTTGGAGCAACGACAATCTCGGTAGGTGCTTCAGGTGCGATCTACGCAATCTATGGTGCGTTTCTGTATGTAGCCTTGTTCCAGCGAACAATGATGGACGAAACCTCGCGTAAAACGTTGTATACGCTGCTTGTATTCGGTATTATTTTTTCCTTTGCTATGACGGGCATTAACTGGATGGCGCATTTGGGCGGGTTGTTGGGTGGATTCTTCATTTATGGACTTCTCATCCGCTTGTGGAAACCCCGTAGCTTTAAGCAGTAG
- the tpx gene encoding thiol peroxidase: protein MAQERTGAATFKGNPITLIGPELKVGDQAPNFTLSKNLVEDASLKDFAGKIKLISVVPSLDTGVCDAQTRRFNVEAGDLGDNVVVLTVSVDLPFAQARWCGAAGVDRVVTLSDYKTRSFGQDYGVLIKEFQLDMRSIFVLDAEDRITYVEYLPEMTDSPNFEQAISAVKALL, encoded by the coding sequence ATGGCACAAGAACGTACAGGCGCAGCCACCTTTAAAGGCAACCCTATTACACTGATCGGACCCGAATTGAAAGTGGGTGATCAAGCACCCAATTTTACACTGAGTAAAAACCTGGTTGAAGATGCATCCCTGAAAGACTTCGCAGGTAAAATCAAATTAATCAGCGTTGTTCCTTCACTGGATACTGGCGTATGCGATGCCCAAACCCGTCGCTTCAATGTTGAAGCAGGAGATCTTGGAGACAATGTTGTCGTATTGACAGTAAGCGTTGACCTTCCTTTTGCACAAGCACGCTGGTGCGGCGCAGCCGGAGTTGACCGCGTTGTAACACTGTCTGACTACAAAACACGTTCATTCGGTCAAGACTACGGTGTTCTGATCAAAGAATTCCAATTGGACATGCGCTCCATCTTCGTGTTGGATGCTGAAGACCGAATTACATATGTGGAATATCTGCCTGAAATGACAGACTCCCCTAACTTCGAGCAAGCGATTTCCGCTGTAAAAGCCTTGCTGTAA
- a CDS encoding DUF1499 domain-containing protein: MTLKRTLVGIIRSMEGTSDRAKDPKLKTRYYNLSKDRAWEEVSSTLKKIPGYKVLHEVPSVGEVILEKRTTFGRTMDITVSIISVSPVRSAVDMYSASRGSLGDLGSNYRTIMNLFSVLDKKLSKYKSND, encoded by the coding sequence TTGACCTTAAAGAGAACGCTCGTCGGTATCATCCGCAGCATGGAGGGAACCAGCGATCGAGCCAAGGATCCCAAATTAAAAACACGGTATTATAACTTATCCAAAGACAGAGCCTGGGAAGAGGTTTCTTCGACACTCAAAAAAATCCCGGGTTATAAAGTGCTGCATGAAGTGCCTTCTGTGGGAGAGGTTATACTGGAGAAGCGGACTACCTTTGGACGGACGATGGATATTACGGTTTCCATTATATCGGTAAGTCCTGTACGAAGTGCGGTCGATATGTATTCGGCTTCACGTGGTTCACTTGGAGACCTGGGTTCTAATTATCGAACGATCATGAACTTGTTCTCCGTTTTGGATAAGAAGCTGAGTAAGTATAAGTCAAACGATTGA
- a CDS encoding YesL family protein, protein MEFKGAMGGIYRLTEWITRLAATNLLWAICSSPFLFFLIMKLLVMQQNLANESLQMNWAIAIVAPLTLFPATSALFTVVRKWNMGDTDVPIFRTFFVGYKENYKQSLIGGIFYTLLFAIMYLDYTVYMTQFKNMQLVGIIMLVLLLLLFVSLFNFFSMVVHYHMSIGLIIKNAVLLTLIRPFRVFSTLLGSGLLFYIGFRYPVLFIFFIISIVAWFAFFNFYATFNKMQEQMEKMQLKKEEEEAAQAAEQAGESVETIEAHEPSEVKPSDEKQDNLQK, encoded by the coding sequence TTGGAATTTAAAGGAGCTATGGGTGGGATCTACCGACTTACAGAGTGGATTACGAGACTGGCCGCAACCAATCTGTTGTGGGCTATTTGTTCGTCTCCGTTCTTGTTTTTCTTGATTATGAAACTGCTCGTGATGCAGCAGAACCTGGCCAACGAATCACTACAAATGAACTGGGCTATAGCCATTGTGGCACCGCTTACACTATTCCCAGCGACATCGGCCCTGTTTACGGTTGTACGTAAATGGAATATGGGGGATACGGACGTGCCAATCTTCCGTACTTTCTTTGTAGGTTACAAAGAGAACTACAAACAAAGTTTAATCGGAGGTATCTTCTATACCTTGCTGTTTGCCATCATGTATCTGGATTACACAGTATATATGACACAATTCAAGAATATGCAGCTGGTCGGAATTATTATGCTCGTACTATTGCTGCTGCTGTTTGTTTCTCTCTTTAACTTCTTCTCGATGGTGGTACATTACCACATGTCCATCGGATTGATCATCAAAAATGCGGTGCTGTTGACGCTGATTAGACCATTCCGTGTATTTTCCACGCTGCTGGGAAGTGGATTGTTGTTCTATATCGGTTTTCGTTATCCGGTCTTGTTCATCTTCTTCATTATTAGTATTGTTGCTTGGTTTGCTTTCTTCAACTTCTACGCAACGTTTAATAAGATGCAGGAGCAGATGGAGAAGATGCAGTTGAAGAAAGAAGAAGAGGAAGCTGCACAAGCTGCAGAACAGGCAGGGGAGTCAGTTGAGACGATAGAGGCCCATGAACCATCTGAGGTTAAGCCATCTGACGAAAAACAAGATAATCTCCAAAAATAA